In Streptomyces capitiformicae, one genomic interval encodes:
- a CDS encoding IclR family transcriptional regulator → MTAETSQTLDRGLRVLKLLADTDHGLTVTELSNKLGVNRTVVYRLLATLEQHSLVRRDLGGRARVGLGVLRLGRQVHPLVREAALPALRSLAEDIGATAHLTLVDGSEALAVAVVEPTWTDYHVAYRAGFRHPLDRGAAGRAILSARRQPGDWLGYALTHGELEAGACGAAAPLLGVTGVEGSVGVVMLADAIPERVGPRVMDAAREVADALR, encoded by the coding sequence GTGACCGCGGAGACCTCTCAAACCCTCGACCGGGGACTGCGCGTCCTCAAACTGCTCGCCGACACCGATCACGGGCTGACCGTCACCGAATTGTCCAACAAGCTCGGGGTCAACCGGACCGTTGTGTACCGCTTGCTCGCCACGTTGGAGCAGCACTCTCTCGTACGGCGTGACCTGGGCGGACGTGCTCGGGTCGGGTTGGGGGTGCTGCGGCTGGGGCGGCAGGTGCATCCGCTGGTACGGGAGGCCGCGTTGCCCGCGTTGCGGTCGCTGGCCGAGGACATCGGGGCGACGGCCCATCTGACGCTGGTCGACGGGAGTGAGGCGTTGGCCGTGGCCGTCGTCGAGCCGACGTGGACGGATTATCACGTGGCCTATCGGGCCGGGTTTCGGCATCCGTTGGACCGGGGGGCGGCGGGGCGGGCGATTCTGTCGGCTCGGCGGCAGCCGGGGGACTGGCTCGGGTACGCGCTCACGCATGGGGAGCTGGAGGCGGGGGCGTGTGGGGCCGCGGCGCCGTTGCTCGGGGTGACCGGGGTCGAGGGGAGCGTGGGTGTCGTGATGCTGGCGGATGCGATACCGGAGCGGGTGGGGCCGCGGGTCATGGACGCGGCTCGGGAGGTGGCCGACGCGTTGCGGTGA
- a CDS encoding alpha/beta fold hydrolase: MTDVSQIDVSQVFTFESDDGPLAYQDVGTGLPLVLLHGGFTDHRMWGDLVPLLSDGYRVIAPDARGHGASANASKPFRFTDDLAALLRHLDTGPAVLIGLSMGGGIAVDTALEHPELVRALVVSGVGTSEPEFTDPWTKDSTARYYGTLMAGDIEGWLDVVAEAVAGPYRAVDDVDPEVVRLIRGLSRNTVSKHTLGERDWTVPVTDTWARAANITVPVLALNGALDAPDLTAMAERLTATVTGPGRAISIEGAAHYPNMEQPKTFAKHLLTWLNTLPPA; this comes from the coding sequence ATGACTGATGTCTCGCAGATAGATGTCTCACAGGTATTCACGTTCGAGTCCGACGACGGCCCACTCGCCTATCAGGACGTCGGCACGGGCCTGCCGCTCGTACTGCTGCACGGCGGCTTCACCGACCACCGCATGTGGGGCGACCTGGTGCCGCTCCTCTCGGACGGCTACCGGGTCATCGCGCCGGACGCCCGCGGCCACGGCGCCTCCGCCAACGCGAGCAAGCCGTTCCGTTTCACCGACGACCTGGCCGCGCTCCTGCGCCACCTCGACACGGGCCCGGCCGTCCTGATCGGCCTGTCGATGGGCGGGGGCATCGCCGTCGACACCGCGCTGGAACACCCCGAACTCGTACGTGCCCTCGTCGTCAGCGGCGTCGGCACCAGCGAGCCCGAGTTCACGGACCCGTGGACGAAGGACAGCACCGCCCGGTACTACGGCACCCTGATGGCCGGCGACATCGAGGGCTGGCTGGATGTCGTCGCCGAGGCCGTCGCCGGGCCGTATCGCGCGGTCGACGACGTGGATCCCGAGGTCGTACGGCTCATACGGGGGTTGAGCCGAAACACCGTGTCCAAGCACACCCTCGGCGAACGGGACTGGACCGTTCCGGTGACGGACACCTGGGCCCGCGCCGCGAACATCACCGTCCCGGTCCTCGCCCTCAACGGGGCCCTCGACGCCCCCGACCTCACAGCCATGGCCGAACGCCTGACCGCGACGGTCACCGGCCCCGGCCGCGCCATCTCGATCGAGGGCGCGGCCCACTACCCGAACATGGAACAGCCGAAGACCTTCGCCAAGCACCTACTGACCTGGCTGAACACCCTGCCCCCCGCATAA
- a CDS encoding MarR family winged helix-turn-helix transcriptional regulator — MTENEHGEARTDHDEPLPPDVLAERLYEVFAVLGPLYRRVTRAVELKAPIVGLSIGVRAVLELLRAHGSPMTVPQMGRALAVSRQFVQRMVNEAADGDLVEAIPNPAHQRSSLIRLTATGRTAIDELIARESALMRRVGGDLTGADVDTCVRVLTRVLEVFEDLDDH, encoded by the coding sequence GTGACGGAGAACGAACACGGCGAAGCGCGGACCGACCATGACGAGCCACTGCCCCCCGACGTCCTCGCCGAGCGCCTCTACGAGGTGTTCGCCGTCCTCGGGCCCCTGTACCGGCGGGTGACCCGCGCGGTGGAGCTGAAGGCGCCCATCGTGGGGCTGTCCATCGGCGTACGGGCCGTCCTGGAGCTGCTGCGTGCGCACGGCAGCCCGATGACCGTGCCGCAGATGGGGCGGGCGCTGGCGGTGAGCCGCCAGTTCGTGCAGCGGATGGTCAACGAGGCGGCGGACGGCGACCTCGTCGAGGCCATCCCGAACCCCGCCCACCAGCGGTCGTCCCTGATCCGGCTGACCGCCACCGGCCGGACGGCCATCGACGAGCTGATCGCCCGCGAGAGCGCGCTGATGCGCAGGGTCGGCGGTGACCTGACGGGCGCGGACGTCGACACCTGCGTACGGGTGCTGACGCGGGTGCTGGAGGTCTTCGAGGACCTGGACGACCACTGA